One uncultured Hyphomonas sp. genomic region harbors:
- a CDS encoding VOC family protein gives MIGYVTLGTKDLARGAKFYDAIAKEMGIGRMMEDPQFIAWGEPGGAAGIGLTLPWDKNPATVGNGTMVALAAKSKEQVDRIYEIAIANGGTDEGAPGQRFENFYAGYFRDLDGNKLNAFFSG, from the coding sequence ATGATTGGATATGTAACTCTCGGCACGAAGGACCTGGCGCGCGGCGCGAAGTTCTATGATGCCATCGCAAAAGAAATGGGCATCGGGCGGATGATGGAAGATCCGCAATTCATCGCCTGGGGCGAGCCCGGCGGCGCGGCAGGCATCGGCCTGACCCTTCCATGGGACAAGAACCCCGCGACGGTCGGCAATGGCACGATGGTGGCGCTGGCAGCCAAGAGCAAGGAACAGGTCGACCGGATCTATGAAATCGCCATCGCCAATGGCGGCACGGATGAAGGCGCGCCGGGCCAGCGCTTCGAGAATTTCTATGCCGGATATTTCCGCGATCTCGACGGCAACAAGCTGAACGCATTCTTCTCCGGCTGA